From the genome of Legionella sp. PC997:
TCAATGAATCTTTTAATGGAGAGGGTAGTCCGAGAAGGGGCTAAACGTTATGGATTAATCCTTTTTTACAAAGGGAACAGTTCCATTTCGCAAAAATTCATCACTCATCTTGTGCCATTCGTCAATCAGACCCACTTTTCAATGATTTCGGTCACAACAGATGGACAACCCATTGAAGGTTTGCCTAATCCTAAAAACATACCTCTTCATGAAATACAAAAAACAATGAATTTACAGTCACGCTACATGCCCGCACTGTTTCTTGTTGATTTAAAAACACAAAAAATGTCGCCTTTATCTTATGGTTTCGTCTCCACAACCGAGTTAAAAGAACGCCTGCTGGATGTGGCGACTCATTACAAACGATACAGCTATGAGGGGTTTGAAGCATGATTGTCCGCATCATTTTTTTACTGCTTTGT
Proteins encoded in this window:
- the traF gene encoding type-F conjugative transfer system pilin assembly protein TraF, producing the protein MRLFTIILMLLSMPAMADLVSPPAHGFHWYSTENKEPQMKPVQIPKVSKPALTPYEELMEVRKATMNKLATALIAPSFDATYEYMKAQQVYAKNNQKFVQYWQQVLLSHPELDHSLNFPTDNTAVAIRNDSMNLLMERVVREGAKRYGLILFYKGNSSISQKFITHLVPFVNQTHFSMISVTTDGQPIEGLPNPKNIPLHEIQKTMNLQSRYMPALFLVDLKTQKMSPLSYGFVSTTELKERLLDVATHYKRYSYEGFEA